In Mycobacterium sp. Aquia_216, a genomic segment contains:
- a CDS encoding FtsK/SpoIIIE family DNA translocase, whose translation MASKTAARSGARTSRSKATSRAGGSRSARPAPARKKVSRPAKRHNRSLLVATGVTCGRAMRATWLLAARGTGGAARSIGRARDIDPGHRRDGIALVLLGIAVVVAASSWFDAARPVGAWVDAVLRTFIGAGVLALPAVLGVLAGVLMRTQPNPEARPRLILGASMISFSLLGLRHLWSGSPEDPELRRHAAGFIGFAIGGPLSEGLTPWIAAPLLFIGALFGLLLLTGTTLRELPEMMRALFGTRFVDEDYGYDYADEPGHDADAQPREDFSDGYYDDGAFGREPQAWPSADEAPVVLDEPVPDETPTIPESALKTGEAKTRRRAAKKQDTQVLDRVVDGPYHLPSMDLLVAGDPPKKRSAANTQMADAISEVLTQFKVDAAVTGCTRGPTVTRYEVELGPGVKVEKITALQKNIAYAVATESVRMLAPIPGKSAVGIEVPNTDREMVRLADVLTDPSTRRDHHPLVIGLGKDIEGDFISANLAKMPHLLVAGSTGSGKSSFVNSMLISLLTRATPEEVRMILIDPKMVELTPYEGIPHLITPIITQPKKAAAALAWLVEEMEQRYQDMQASRVRHIDDFNAKVRSGEITAPLGSQRVYRPYPYVVAIVDELADLMMTAPRDVEDAIVRITQKARAAGIHLVLATQRPSVDVVTGLIKTNVPSRLAFATSSLIDSRVILDQAGAEKLIGMGDGLFLPMGTNKPIRLQGAYITDEEIHAVVTACKDQAEPEYTEGVTAAKPTGERTDVDPDIGDDMDVLLQAVELVVSSQFGSTSMLQRKLRVGFAKAGRLMDLMETRGIVGPSEGSKAREVLVKPDELAGTLALIRGGAGSADADGSDDDGD comes from the coding sequence ATGGCTAGTAAGACCGCTGCCCGCTCCGGAGCCCGAACGAGCAGGTCAAAAGCCACTTCGCGCGCCGGCGGGTCCCGAAGTGCGCGACCGGCACCTGCCCGCAAGAAGGTGAGCAGACCGGCCAAGCGGCACAACCGGTCGCTGTTGGTTGCCACCGGGGTGACCTGCGGGCGCGCCATGCGCGCCACCTGGCTGTTGGCGGCACGGGGTACCGGCGGTGCGGCCCGGTCGATCGGGCGGGCCCGCGACATCGATCCGGGGCACCGCCGCGACGGAATCGCCCTGGTGCTGCTCGGCATTGCCGTGGTGGTCGCGGCCAGCTCCTGGTTCGACGCCGCGCGGCCGGTCGGCGCGTGGGTCGACGCGGTGTTGCGCACCTTCATCGGCGCCGGTGTCCTGGCGTTGCCGGCCGTCCTCGGCGTGCTGGCAGGGGTGCTGATGCGCACCCAGCCCAATCCGGAGGCGCGCCCGCGGCTGATCCTGGGCGCCAGCATGATCAGCTTCTCGTTGCTCGGTCTGCGCCACCTGTGGTCCGGTTCGCCGGAAGACCCCGAATTGCGCCGTCACGCAGCAGGATTCATCGGGTTTGCCATCGGCGGTCCGTTGTCGGAGGGGTTGACGCCCTGGATTGCCGCGCCACTGCTGTTCATCGGGGCACTGTTCGGACTGCTGTTGCTGACCGGCACCACGCTGCGCGAGCTGCCCGAGATGATGCGGGCCTTGTTCGGCACCCGGTTCGTCGACGAGGACTACGGATACGACTACGCGGACGAGCCCGGCCACGACGCCGATGCCCAACCGCGCGAAGACTTTTCCGACGGTTACTACGACGACGGCGCATTCGGCAGGGAACCACAGGCGTGGCCGTCGGCGGACGAGGCCCCCGTCGTTCTCGACGAACCGGTGCCGGACGAAACCCCCACCATTCCCGAATCCGCCCTGAAGACCGGAGAAGCGAAGACCCGGCGTCGCGCCGCCAAGAAGCAGGACACCCAGGTGCTGGACCGGGTCGTCGACGGCCCATACCACCTGCCGTCGATGGACCTGCTGGTGGCCGGCGACCCGCCGAAGAAACGCAGCGCGGCCAACACGCAGATGGCCGACGCCATCAGCGAGGTGCTGACCCAGTTCAAGGTCGACGCGGCCGTCACCGGCTGCACCCGCGGTCCCACGGTCACCCGCTACGAGGTGGAGCTGGGGCCGGGCGTCAAGGTCGAGAAAATCACCGCCCTGCAGAAGAACATCGCCTACGCGGTGGCCACCGAGAGCGTCCGGATGCTCGCCCCGATCCCCGGCAAATCCGCGGTCGGCATCGAGGTGCCCAACACCGACCGGGAAATGGTGCGGCTGGCCGACGTGCTCACCGACCCGTCAACCCGGCGCGATCACCATCCGCTGGTCATCGGGCTGGGCAAGGACATCGAAGGCGACTTCATCTCGGCCAACCTGGCCAAGATGCCGCACCTGCTGGTCGCCGGCTCCACCGGATCCGGTAAGTCCAGCTTCGTCAACTCCATGCTGATTTCGCTGCTGACCCGGGCCACCCCGGAAGAGGTCAGGATGATCCTGATCGACCCGAAGATGGTGGAACTGACGCCGTACGAAGGCATTCCGCACCTGATCACGCCGATCATCACCCAGCCGAAAAAGGCCGCGGCCGCGCTGGCCTGGCTGGTCGAGGAGATGGAGCAGCGCTACCAGGACATGCAGGCCTCTCGAGTGCGCCACATCGACGACTTCAATGCCAAGGTGCGCTCCGGCGAGATCACCGCGCCGCTGGGCAGCCAGCGCGTCTACCGGCCCTACCCGTACGTGGTCGCGATCGTCGACGAGCTGGCCGACCTGATGATGACCGCGCCGCGCGACGTCGAAGACGCCATCGTCCGGATCACCCAGAAGGCCCGCGCCGCCGGCATCCACCTGGTGCTGGCCACCCAGCGCCCGTCGGTGGACGTGGTCACCGGGCTGATCAAGACCAACGTGCCGTCGCGGCTCGCGTTCGCGACGTCGTCGTTGATCGACAGCCGGGTGATCCTGGATCAGGCGGGCGCGGAAAAGCTGATCGGCATGGGCGACGGCCTGTTCCTGCCGATGGGCACGAACAAACCCATCCGGCTGCAGGGCGCCTACATCACCGACGAGGAGATCCACGCCGTCGTCACCGCCTGCAAGGACCAGGCCGAACCCGAATACACCGAGGGCGTCACCGCCGCCAAGCCCACCGGCGAGCGCACCGACGTCGACCCCGACATCGGCGACGACATGGACGTCTTGCTGCAGGCGGTCGAGCTGGTGGTGTCCAGTCAGTTCGGTTCCACCTCGATGCTGCAGCGCAAACTGCGGGTCGGCTTCGCCAAAGCCGGCCGGCTGATGGACCTGATGGAGACCCGGGGCATCGTCGGGCCCAGCGAGGGATCCAAGGCGCGCGAGGTGCTGGTCAAGCCCGACGAGCTGGCCGGGACGCTGGCGCTGATCCGCGGCGGGGCCGGATCAGCCGACGCCGACGGATCCGACGACGACGGCGACTAA